From a region of the Thermomicrobium roseum DSM 5159 genome:
- a CDS encoding MFS transporter, with the protein MTESIGSQRSSARTWIALIAVTTIMATAAGGRFLVGLVFPELQHDLHMSHARLGSIVSLSVLIVGLSQPFVGWLVDRFSAGLVALVGLTTLGAGLVLGSQAHDATLLALGLGVLAGLGLATVSPTLLTPVVAAWFSRGRTTALSIVATANPMGQALVVPVLAAVVAAFGWRRALLLLGLALVALAPVAFRLLADRSPSRSRVESSQGCGVIDALRSLAWWQFAFGFFVCGFTMGWVMTYFVDYATRIGLGHTVAATGLALTGWASIAGAFATGWWLDRSSTSLPLAVVYALRGLGFLLLLVVGASTAGVLFSALVIGFSWSATTPLTSSLCAALYGRRRLGTIFGLLFAVMPVGTAAGSVVAGILFDWTGHYTLSLVLAGALGLAAAAVVWPVRVMARPCAARDVAPPTAVPIYPVTESR; encoded by the coding sequence GTGACTGAGTCGATCGGATCGCAGCGATCATCCGCCAGAACCTGGATTGCGCTGATCGCAGTCACGACGATCATGGCGACCGCTGCTGGGGGGCGATTTCTGGTCGGTCTGGTCTTTCCGGAACTCCAGCATGACTTGCACATGAGTCATGCTCGTCTCGGCTCGATCGTCTCGTTGAGTGTCCTGATCGTCGGACTCTCCCAACCCTTCGTGGGTTGGTTGGTCGATCGGTTCTCAGCTGGCCTCGTGGCCCTCGTCGGACTGACCACGCTCGGTGCGGGCCTCGTACTCGGTAGCCAGGCTCATGACGCAACCCTTCTCGCTCTCGGCTTAGGTGTATTGGCCGGTCTGGGTCTGGCCACGGTTTCACCGACGTTGCTGACCCCGGTCGTCGCTGCGTGGTTCAGCCGTGGGCGGACAACAGCGTTGTCGATCGTCGCGACCGCGAATCCGATGGGGCAGGCACTCGTCGTACCCGTGCTGGCTGCAGTAGTGGCAGCCTTCGGGTGGCGCAGAGCACTTTTGCTGCTCGGATTGGCGCTCGTCGCGCTCGCGCCGGTGGCGTTCCGCTTGCTCGCTGACCGCTCTCCAAGCCGCTCGCGAGTCGAGAGCAGTCAGGGGTGCGGCGTGATCGACGCATTGCGCTCGTTGGCGTGGTGGCAATTCGCCTTCGGATTCTTCGTCTGTGGTTTCACCATGGGCTGGGTCATGACGTATTTCGTCGACTATGCGACCCGGATCGGGCTCGGGCACACGGTGGCGGCGACGGGGCTCGCGCTCACCGGCTGGGCGAGTATCGCTGGCGCCTTCGCGACGGGCTGGTGGCTCGACCGCAGCAGCACGAGTCTACCCCTGGCGGTCGTCTACGCCTTGCGTGGACTCGGCTTCCTGCTGTTGCTTGTCGTCGGTGCATCCACCGCCGGGGTGCTTTTCTCGGCGCTGGTCATCGGCTTTTCGTGGAGCGCCACGACGCCACTGACCTCCTCGCTCTGCGCAGCGCTGTATGGCCGACGTCGCCTCGGGACAATCTTCGGCTTGCTGTTCGCGGTGATGCCGGTCGGCACAGCGGCGGGGTCGGTGGTCGCTGGGATCCTCTTCGACTGGACTGGCCACTATACGCTCTCACTCGTGCTCGCGGGGGCGTTGGGGTTGGCGGCTGCGGCCGTGGTGTGGCCGGTTCGGGTCATGGCGCGTCCGTGCGCGGCGCGGGACGTTGCTCCGCCGACCGCGGTCCCGATCTATCCTGTCACGGAGTCGCGATGA
- a CDS encoding heparan-alpha-glucosaminide N-acetyltransferase, whose translation MTASVQRPVAARRWEVDALRGLAFLAMVIYHGAFDLAAFGGWPIAVTSGGWRLFADGIAGTFLFVAGISVVLARERWAKQPERYWRHIVRRTLHLGSAAGLVTLVTWLVSPPDVVLFGILHLILLSSLLALPFLRFGVWNFGFAGLAAFLGWLVSLLPGNPWLFWLGLVPEGYRSFDFRPLFPWFGVVLLGVGVASWWYGDGQRRWSLPDWSDRLLIRALRWLGRHSLLLYLVHQPLLIAFFVAIGLIDVRRLLG comes from the coding sequence ATGACTGCTTCGGTGCAACGGCCGGTAGCCGCGCGCCGCTGGGAAGTCGATGCGTTGCGCGGCCTCGCCTTTCTGGCGATGGTGATCTATCACGGGGCTTTCGATCTCGCGGCGTTCGGGGGTTGGCCCATCGCGGTGACCAGTGGCGGGTGGCGTCTCTTCGCCGATGGTATCGCCGGCACGTTCTTGTTCGTCGCCGGCATCTCGGTCGTGTTGGCGCGGGAGCGATGGGCGAAGCAACCCGAACGATACTGGCGGCACATCGTGCGGCGGACACTCCACTTGGGCAGCGCAGCGGGACTCGTCACGCTGGTCACCTGGCTGGTGAGCCCGCCCGACGTCGTCCTCTTCGGAATCCTTCATCTTATCCTGCTGTCGAGTCTCCTGGCCTTGCCCTTCCTCCGCTTCGGGGTCTGGAATTTCGGGTTCGCTGGGCTGGCTGCATTCCTCGGATGGCTCGTCTCGCTTCTCCCAGGAAATCCGTGGCTCTTCTGGTTGGGGTTGGTACCAGAAGGGTATCGGTCCTTCGATTTTCGGCCGTTGTTTCCCTGGTTCGGGGTGGTTCTCTTGGGTGTGGGCGTCGCGAGTTGGTGGTATGGTGACGGACAGCGTCGGTGGTCGCTACCGGATTGGAGCGATCGACTCCTGATCCGAGCCCTGCGGTGGCTCGGTCGGCACAGCCTCCTGCTCTACCTGGTTCACCAGCCGCTCTTGATCGCGTTCTTCGTCGCCATCGGTCTGATCGACGTTCGACGCCTGCTCGGATGA